GAACCGATCAGGCTGAGTGTCACGTTGACCGTCAACGCCGGTGCCAGCAGCGGCCATTCGATGCTGCGAAAGCGCCGCCAGCCGCTCGCGCCGTCGAGGGCTGCGGCCTCCAGGAGTTCGGTCGGCATGCTCATGTAGCTGGCGAGGAAGATCGCGCACGAGTAGCCGGTGAACATCCAGATGTTGACCGTCGCCACCGAGTACAGCGCGGTGGACGGGTCGCCGAGCCAGACGTGCTTGAGCGCGCCGAGGCCGACCCCGTCGAGCAGGGCGTTGAGGCCGCCGTTCGGTGCGAAGAGGTACGACCAGATGAACGCGGCCATCAGCGGTGAGATCAGCGTCGGGGTCAACAGGACGACGTTCAGGGCCTTCCGGACCCTCGGGCGGCGGAACAACATCGACGCGAAGAGCAGCCCGAGGCCGTTCTGCACGACGACGACCACG
The nucleotide sequence above comes from Streptomyces sp. N50. Encoded proteins:
- a CDS encoding sugar ABC transporter permease, which translates into the protein MFHRRRATMAAFLLPAIAVYALFILYPLFKGVYLSFTDSVGGPISHFVGTDQYKAMADDPQVSAALWHTVLYAVVVVVVQNGLGLLFASMLFRRPRVRKALNVVLLTPTLISPLMAAFIWSYLFAPNGGLNALLDGVGLGALKHVWLGDPSTALYSVATVNIWMFTGYSCAIFLASYMSMPTELLEAAALDGASGWRRFRSIEWPLLAPALTVNVTLSLIGSLKVFEFPLVLTNGGPAGATDTLTLLVYRNIFGGGKFAYGVALAVLLLVTVVVLSSATNSLLRLRERRV